The proteins below come from a single Aegilops tauschii subsp. strangulata cultivar AL8/78 chromosome 6, Aet v6.0, whole genome shotgun sequence genomic window:
- the LOC109734964 gene encoding serine/arginine-rich splicing factor RSZ21: MARLYVGNLDARVTAGELEDEFRVFGVLRSVWVARKPPGFAFIDFDDKRDAEDALRDLDGKNGWRVELSRNDRGDRGGRGGGAGGGGGGRDRGGSDMKCYECGESGHFARECRLRIGSGGLGSGRRRSRSRSRSRSPRYRRSPSYGRRSYSPRDRSPRRRSASPAPARGRSYSKSPVRARDDSPDAKGFRRSRS; the protein is encoded by the exons ATGGCCCGCTTGTATGTTGGCAACTTGGATGCCCGGGTGACTGCTGGGGAACTTGAAGACGAGTTTCGTGTGTTTGGAGTTTTGCGAAG TGTCTGGGTTGCACGTAAGCCACCTGGTTTTGCGTTTATCGATTTTGATGACAAGCGGGATGCTGAGGATGCACTTCGTGATCTAGATG GCAAGAATGGATGGAGGGTTGAGCTGTCTCGCAATGACCGTGGTGACCGTGGAGGtcgtggtggtggtgctggtggtggcggcggcggtcgtGATCGTGGTGGGTCTGATATGAAATGCTATGAATGTGGTGAATCTGGGCATTTTGCTCGTGAATGTCGTCTGCGTATTGGTTCTGGTGGTCTGGGCAGTGGAAGGCGTCGCAGCAGgagccgcagccgcagccgcagTCCTAGGTACCGCAGGAGTCCGAGCTATGGCAGAAG AAGTTACAGCCCTCGTGATCGCTCTCCAAGACGCCGCAGTGCTTCTCCAGCCCCAGCCCGTGGTCGCAGCTATAGCAAGTCACCGGTCCGTGCCAGGGATGATTCTCCTGATGCTAAAGG GTTTCGCCGCAGCCGGAGTTAG
- the LOC109734961 gene encoding cyclic nucleotide-gated ion channel 17, with protein MFAPRKVEDEMALGRQRTVRFYDERAKPAIPIQQKQAAFAASKLGVASSGKNKIFVGGDAQQYKIFDPSSDFILMWNRIFLFSSFLALFIDPLYFYVPKIVYGDTYSCVGTDTHLTIIITFFRSIADLLYVVHIIMKFRTAFVKTSSTLRVFGRGDLVTDPKEIAWKYLRSDFAIDVVAALPLPQIIVWYVIPAIKYSGAEHNNNILVLIVLAQYLPRLYLIFPLTYEIVKATGVVAKTAWEGAVYNLLLYLIASHVLGALWYLLSVDRQTACWKMNCRNESDCNIRYLDCDTPNQTWASTTDLFSRCNASNDSITFDYGMFQPALSNQAPAQGFLRKFFYSLWWGLQNLSCYGQTLSVSTYIGETLYCIFLAVLGLVLFAHLIGNVQTYLQSITVRVEEWRLKQRDTEEWMRHRQLPDELRERVRRFIQYKWLATRGVNEESILQVLPADLRRDIKRHLCLDLVRRVPFFSQMDDQLLDAICVRLVSSLCTKGTYIVREGDPVAEMLFIIRGKLESSTTNGGRTGFFNSTTLKAGDFCGEELLGWALVPKPTASLPSSTRTVKALIEVEAFSLQAEDLKFVASQFRRLHSKKLQHTFRYYSHHWRTWGACFIQAAWRRYRRRKMAKDLSMRESFNSVRSEDSDGEDDPPPKKNISLRMMAGKVMAGNRKGLQAIKELPTLKKPDEPDFSVEPYE; from the exons ATGTTTGCGCCGAGGAAGGTGGAGGACGAGATGGCGCTGGGCAGGCAGAGGACCGTCAG GTTCTATGACGAGAGGGCAAAGCCAGCGATACCGATTCAACAGAAACAGGCGGCATTCGCTGCTAGTAAACTCGGCGTCGCGAGCTCAGGGAAGAACAAGATTTTCGTGGGAGGGGATGCGCAGCAGTACAAGATTTTCGATCCGTCAAGTGACTTCATCTTGATGTGGAACCGCATTTTCCTTTTTTCGTCCTTCCTTGCACTATTTATAGACCCCCTGTACTTCTACGTGCCGAAAATCGTCTATGGCGACACCTATTCCTGTGTTGGGACAGACACACATTTAACCATCATCATTACATTCTTCCGGTCAATTGCTGATCTCTTGTATGTGGTTCACATCATAATGAAGTTCAGAACTGCATTTGTTAAAACTAGCTCAACCTTGCGGGTTTTTGGAAGAGGAGATCTTGTCACAGACCCTAAAGAGATTGCATGGAAATATTTGAGATCTGACTTTGCAATTGATGTGGTGGCTGCGTTGCCTTTGCCGCAG ATCATAGTCTGGTATGTGATACCAGCTATCAAGTATTCTGGTGCTGAGCATAACAATAACATTCTGGTGCTTATAGTTCTTGCTCAGTATCTTCCAAGACTATATCTCATATTCCCTTTAACTTATGAAATTGTCAAAGCTACTGGAGTTGTCGCAAAGACTGCCTGGGAAGGGGCTGTATACAACCTGCTACTTTACTTGATAGCTAGTCAT GTTCTGGGTGCACTATGGTACTTGCTATCTGTTGATCGCCAAACAGCCTGCTGGAAAATGAATTGCAGGAATGAAAGTGATTGTAATATTAGGTACCTAGACTGTGATACACCAAATCAGACATGGGCTAGTACGACTGATCTCTTCAGCCGCTGCAATGCTAGCAATGACAGCATCACCTTCGACTATGGCATGTTTCAGCCTGCTCTGTCAAATCAAGCGCCTGCTCAGGGTTTCTTGAGAAAGTTCTTCTATTCCCTTTGGTGGGGTTTACAGAATCTAAG TTGCTACGGCCAGACTCTTTCTGTGAGCACCTACATTGGTGAGACACTGTACTGTATATTCTTGGCAGTACTCGGTCTTGTCTTGTTTGCGCATTTGATTGGAAATGTGCAG ACCTACCTGCAATCTATCACTGTGAGGGTTGAGGAGTGGAGATTAAAGCAAAGAGATACTGAGGAGTGGATGAGACATCGTCAACTTCCTGATGAATTGCGGGAAAGAGTTAGACGATTTATCCAGTACAAGTGGCTTGCAACTCGAGGTGTGAATGAAGAGTCTATATTACAGGTTCTACCAGCGGATCTACGACGTGACATTAAACGCCACCTTTGCTTGGACCTTGTTCGCCGG GTACCCTTTTTCTCCCAGATGGACGACCAACTTCTAGATGCCATATGTGTGCGTCTTGTATCATCACTGTGTACAAAGGGCACATACATTGTCCGTGAGGGTGATCCCGTGGCTGAGATGCTTTTCATCATCCGTGGGAAACTGGAGAGCTCCACAACAAATGGTGGCCGCACAGGCTTCTTCAATTCAACTACACTGAAAGCTGGTGATTTCTGCGGCGAGGAACTTCTTGGATGGGCTCTTGTCCCGAAGCCTACCGCTAGTTTGCCATCATCCACTCGCACAGTGAAGGCACTCATAGAAGTGGAGGCCTTTTCACTCCAGGCCGAGGATCTCAAGTTTGTGGCCAGCCAATTTAGGCGGTTGCACAGCAAGAAGTTGCAGCACACTTTCCGATACTACTCACACCATTGGAGAACATGGGGCGCGTGCTTCATCCAAGCTGCGTGGCGGCGGTACAGGAGGAGGAAGATGGCGAAGGACCTGAGTATGAGGGAGTCATTCAATTCCGTGAGATCAGAAGACTCGGATGGT
- the LOC109734962 gene encoding uncharacterized protein: MARVLPLDIEPGEAPRAGETVASTPSSSAVVSCNRIEHSEQNIKDDEYTMLMTPTQHATADNNTEILPQQPKSSHFSWWMTALLVCFLLIMATYIFVKFGAPFAFEKVLFPIMKWEASAFGRPVLALVLVASLAIFPLILVPSGPSMWLAGMIFGYGWGFVIIIVGTTLGMVGAYWIGSLFRERLHAWLKRWPQQIALIKLAGEGSWFHQFRVVALFRVSPFPYSIFNYAVAVTEIKFSPYVCGSVAGMTPEAFIYIYSGRLIRTLADVKYGKHKLTTVEIIYSIISFIAAAALTVAFTVYAKKSLNNIKGPDDISEDHQPAAGSAGVTALKNSHQDVHIL; the protein is encoded by the exons ATGGCACGCGTCCTCCCTCTGGACATCGAGCCCGGGGAGGCGCCCAG AGCTGGTGAGACGGTTGCTAGCACGCCAAGCTCTTCAGCTGTGGTGTCATGCAATAGAATTGAGCATTCTGAGCAAAACATAAAGGACGACGAATACACGATGCTGATGACGCCAACTCAACATGCAACAGCTGACAACAACACAGAAATTTTACCTCAGCAACCCAAGTCAAGTCACTTCAGTTGGTGGATGACAGCTCTGCTTGTCTGCTTCCTTCTTATAATGGCAACTTATATCTTTGTGAAATTTGGAGCCCCCTTTGCCTTTGAGAAG GTTCTTTTTCCAATCATGAAATGGGAAGCAAGTGCCTTTGGTCGTCCAGTATTGGCTCTTGTCCTCGTCGCGTCTTTGGCTATCTTCCCACTCATTTTAGTCCCCTCTGGACCTTCTATGTGGTTAGCAGGAATGATCTTCGGTTATGGCTGGGGTTTCGTGATTATTATTGTTGGGACGACTCTTGGCATGGTTGGAGCATATTGGATCGGCTCATTGTTCCGCGAGCGACTACAT GCATGGTTAAAGAGATGGCCTCAGCAGATAGCTCTAATAAAGCTTGCTGGCGAAGGGAGTTGGTTCCACCAGTTTCGAGTGGTTGCGCTATTCAGAGTCTCACCGTTTCCATACTCGATTTTTAACTATGCCGTGGCCGTGACAGAAATCAAATTCAGCCCTTATGTATGTGGTTCAGTTGCCGGAATGACACCTGAGGCATTCATCTATATCTACAG CGGGCGGTTGATACGTACGCTGGCCGATGTGAAGTATGGCAAGCATAAGTTGACTACAGTGGAGATAATCTACAGCATAATCTCATTCATCGCTGCCGCTGCCCTCACGGTCGCCTTCACAGTTTACGCCAAGAAGTCGCTGAACAACATAAAAGGCCCAGATGATATCTCAGAGGACCACCAACCTGCTGCTGGCTCTGCTGGGGTGACTGCACTAAAAAATAGCCATCAGGACGTGCATATCCTGTAG